From the Hyphomicrobium sp. ghe19 genome, one window contains:
- the nuoL gene encoding NADH-quinone oxidoreductase subunit L, with amino-acid sequence MIYAAIVFLPLAGALIAGLFGRVIGDRPSEIITTAFLMIAAVLSWIVFVQVGLGHETREITLMRWITSGELDVSWALKIDTLTSVMLVVVTTVSSLVHLYSIGYMHEDDSRPRFFAYLSLFTFAMLMLVTSGNLVQMFFGWEGVGLASYLLIGFWYKKPEANAAAIKAFIVNRVGDFGFSLGVFGLFFVFHTVNLDALFAAAPSAVGKTFSFAGYEVDILTTLSLLLFVGAMGKSAQFLLHTWLPDAMEGPTPVSALIHAATMVTAGVFMVTRLSPIFELAPNALIVVTFIGAITAFFAATVGLVQNDIKRVIAYSTCSQLGYMFVACGIGAYGVGIFHLFTHAFFKALLFLGAGSVIHAMHHEQDMRAMGGLRKKIPYTFAAMLIGTLALTGVGIPHLAGFAGFYSKDAIIEAAYAANTPNNYAFWLLVVAALMTSFYSWRLIFMTFYGESRADHHTYDHAHESPPTMMVPLAVLSLGAVLAGLVFAPYFMGHDQSEFWGAAIFRGEHNHILHEMHEVPGWVPYSSLIAMLAGFAIAWVYYIGAPWLPEATARAFRPLYLFLLNKWYFDELYNLIFVRPAFAIGRFLWKGGDGAVIDGAIDGTAAGVVRVTDRVVKLQTGYMYHYAFAMLIGVAAILTWLTYNGLFGGVLK; translated from the coding sequence ATGATTTACGCCGCCATCGTTTTTCTGCCGCTTGCCGGCGCGCTGATTGCCGGGCTGTTCGGCCGTGTCATCGGCGATCGGCCGAGCGAGATCATAACGACCGCGTTCTTGATGATCGCCGCCGTGCTGTCCTGGATCGTGTTCGTCCAGGTCGGCCTCGGACACGAAACCCGCGAAATCACCCTGATGCGCTGGATCACGTCGGGCGAGCTCGACGTCTCATGGGCGCTCAAGATCGATACGCTGACGTCCGTCATGCTCGTCGTCGTAACGACGGTCTCCTCGCTCGTGCACCTCTATTCGATTGGCTACATGCACGAGGACGACTCGCGGCCGCGCTTCTTCGCGTATCTCTCGCTCTTCACCTTCGCGATGTTGATGCTCGTCACGAGCGGCAACCTCGTGCAGATGTTCTTCGGCTGGGAAGGCGTCGGCCTCGCGTCCTACTTGCTTATCGGCTTCTGGTATAAGAAGCCCGAAGCCAACGCCGCCGCCATCAAGGCTTTCATCGTCAACCGCGTCGGCGACTTCGGATTTTCGCTCGGCGTCTTCGGCCTCTTCTTCGTCTTTCACACGGTGAACCTCGACGCGCTGTTTGCAGCCGCGCCGAGCGCCGTCGGCAAGACCTTCAGCTTTGCTGGTTACGAAGTCGATATCCTGACGACGCTCTCGCTGTTACTGTTCGTCGGTGCGATGGGCAAGTCCGCCCAGTTCCTGCTGCACACGTGGTTGCCTGACGCGATGGAAGGCCCGACGCCCGTCTCCGCGCTCATCCATGCCGCGACGATGGTGACGGCCGGAGTGTTCATGGTTACCCGCCTGTCGCCGATCTTCGAGTTGGCGCCCAATGCGCTCATCGTCGTGACGTTCATCGGCGCTATTACCGCCTTCTTCGCGGCGACCGTCGGCCTCGTCCAGAACGACATCAAGCGCGTCATCGCCTATTCGACGTGCTCGCAGCTCGGGTACATGTTCGTTGCATGCGGCATCGGCGCGTACGGCGTGGGCATCTTCCATCTCTTCACGCACGCCTTCTTCAAGGCGCTGCTGTTCCTCGGCGCCGGTTCCGTTATTCACGCAATGCATCACGAGCAGGATATGCGCGCGATGGGCGGACTGCGAAAGAAAATCCCGTATACCTTCGCGGCCATGCTCATCGGCACGCTCGCGTTGACGGGCGTCGGCATTCCGCATCTCGCGGGCTTCGCCGGCTTCTATTCGAAGGACGCCATCATCGAGGCGGCCTATGCCGCCAACACGCCGAACAACTATGCCTTCTGGCTCCTCGTTGTCGCGGCCTTGATGACGTCGTTCTATTCCTGGCGCCTCATCTTCATGACGTTCTATGGCGAATCGCGCGCCGACCATCACACCTACGACCACGCCCACGAAAGCCCGCCGACGATGATGGTGCCGCTTGCGGTCCTGTCGCTCGGAGCCGTTCTGGCCGGCCTCGTTTTCGCACCGTATTTCATGGGACATGATCAGAGCGAATTCTGGGGCGCTGCGATCTTCCGCGGCGAGCACAATCATATCCTGCACGAAATGCACGAAGTGCCGGGTTGGGTCCCCTATTCGTCGTTGATCGCGATGCTCGCGGGCTTTGCGATTGCTTGGGTCTACTACATCGGTGCCCCTTGGCTGCCGGAGGCAACGGCGCGCGCGTTCCGCCCGCTCTACCTCTTCCTGCTGAACAAGTGGTACTTCGACGAGCTCTACAATCTGATCTTCGTGCGGCCCGCGTTCGCGATCGGCCGCTTCCTTTGGAAGGGCGGTGACGGGGCCGTCATCGACGGCGCCATCGATGGCACGGCGGCGGGCGTCGTCCGCGTTACCGATCGCGTCGTCAAACTGCAGACGGGCTACATGTACCACTATGCCTTCGCGATGCTGATCGGCGTTGCGGCCATCCTGACATGGCTCACCTACAACGGGCTCTTTGGCGGGGTGCTCAAATGA
- the nuoK gene encoding NADH-quinone oxidoreductase subunit NuoK, whose amino-acid sequence MTIGLGHYLVVAACLFTLGIFGIFLNRKNVIVILLSIELMLLAVNINLVAFAHFNGDLVGQIFALFVLTVAAAESAIGLAIMVVYFRNRGSIAVEDINMMKG is encoded by the coding sequence ATGACCATCGGTCTTGGACATTATCTGGTCGTCGCCGCGTGTCTCTTCACGCTCGGCATCTTCGGCATCTTCCTGAACCGGAAGAACGTCATCGTCATTCTGCTGTCGATCGAGCTGATGCTGCTTGCGGTCAACATCAACCTCGTCGCGTTCGCGCACTTCAACGGCGACCTCGTCGGGCAGATTTTCGCGCTCTTCGTGCTGACCGTCGCCGCGGCCGAATCCGCCATCGGCCTCGCGATCATGGTCGTCTACTTCCGCAACCGCGGTTCCATCGCGGTCGAAGACATCAACATGATGAAGGGGTGA
- a CDS encoding NADH-quinone oxidoreductase subunit J: MASALFFYLFSVLAVASGASVILTKNPVHAVLFLILAFFNAAGLFVLLNAEFLAMLLVIVYVGAVSVLFLFVVMMLDVDFAELKAGFIKNAKIGALIGGLVLLELLALVGYKGLTVSPVMNPSSPVPAGITNTRALGEILYTKYVYYFEGAGLILLVAMIGAIVLTLKHRKGVKRQSISAQVARGPATGLEVVKVPSGGSVIPPPAKHPEAAE; encoded by the coding sequence ATGGCATCGGCTCTCTTCTTCTATCTTTTCTCGGTCCTCGCGGTGGCGTCGGGCGCATCCGTCATTCTGACGAAGAACCCCGTCCATGCGGTCCTGTTCCTGATCCTGGCGTTCTTCAACGCTGCGGGTCTGTTCGTCCTGCTCAACGCCGAATTCCTGGCGATGCTGCTCGTCATCGTCTACGTCGGCGCGGTCTCCGTGCTCTTCCTGTTCGTCGTCATGATGCTTGACGTCGACTTCGCCGAACTGAAAGCCGGCTTCATCAAGAATGCCAAGATTGGCGCATTGATCGGCGGCCTCGTTCTGTTGGAGCTTCTCGCGCTCGTCGGATACAAGGGTCTCACGGTCTCGCCCGTAATGAACCCGTCGTCGCCCGTGCCGGCGGGCATCACCAACACCCGGGCGCTCGGCGAAATTCTCTATACGAAGTACGTCTACTACTTCGAGGGAGCGGGCCTCATTCTGCTCGTCGCAATGATCGGCGCCATCGTCCTGACGCTGAAGCACCGCAAAGGCGTCAAGCGCCAGTCTATCAGCGCCCAGGTCGCGCGCGGACCGGCGACGGGCCTCGAAGTGGTCAAGGTCCCGAGCGGCGGCTCGGTCATCCCGCCACCCGCCAAACATCCGGAGGCTGCGGAATGA
- the nuoI gene encoding NADH-quinone oxidoreductase subunit NuoI encodes MSVARAAKSLFLLEFVSAFFLTMRYFFSAKKTLNYPYEKGPLSPRFRGEHALRRYPNGEERCIACKLCEAICPAQAITIEAGPRRNDGTRRTTRYDIDMTKCIYCGLCQEACPVDAIVEGPNFEFATETREELFYDKDRLLANGDRWEREIAKNIALDAKYR; translated from the coding sequence ATGAGCGTAGCGCGCGCAGCAAAATCGCTTTTCCTCTTGGAGTTCGTTTCGGCGTTCTTCTTGACGATGCGTTACTTCTTCTCAGCCAAGAAGACGCTGAACTATCCTTACGAAAAAGGTCCGCTGTCGCCGCGCTTCCGTGGTGAGCATGCGCTCCGCCGTTATCCGAACGGTGAAGAGCGCTGCATCGCTTGCAAGCTCTGCGAGGCGATCTGCCCGGCTCAGGCGATCACAATCGAAGCCGGCCCGCGCCGTAACGACGGTACGCGCCGCACGACTCGCTACGACATCGACATGACGAAGTGCATCTATTGCGGGCTCTGCCAGGAAGCCTGCCCGGTCGACGCCATCGTCGAAGGGCCGAACTTCGAGTTCGCGACCGAAACGCGCGAAGAACTTTTCTACGACAAGGACCGGCTGCTCGCGAACGGCGACCGCTGGGAACGCGAAATCGCAAAGAACATCGCGCTCGACGCGAAGTATCGATAG
- the nuoH gene encoding NADH-quinone oxidoreductase subunit NuoH, with amino-acid sequence MLDTLQTFMNDYGWNLLVLIGFSLLLLVVLLIIIAFLLLMDRKVWAAVQMRRGPNVVGPFGLLQSFADLLKFVLKEPIIPSGSDKVVFLLAPLVTATCALAAWAVIPVNENSWGRWVISDMNVGILYLLAISSLGVYGIIMGGWASNSKYPFMGALRSAAQMVSYEVSIGFVIICVLLCVGSLNVTDVVNSQKTGIGTHLGLTNSLLDWHWFALFPMFVVFFISALAETNRPPFDLVEAESELVAGFMVEYSSTPYLLYMLGEYVSIVAMCAMTTILFLGGWLPPLDIWPLNAVPGIFWFLIKVVFVFFMFAMVKAMVPRYRYDQLMRLGWKVFLPLSLVMVVITAAVLQFGGFLS; translated from the coding sequence ATGCTCGACACGCTGCAGACATTCATGAACGACTACGGCTGGAACCTGCTGGTGCTGATCGGCTTTTCGCTGCTCTTGCTGGTCGTGCTTCTGATCATCATCGCCTTCCTGCTCCTGATGGATCGCAAGGTGTGGGCCGCAGTCCAGATGCGACGCGGTCCGAACGTCGTCGGGCCATTCGGTCTTTTGCAATCCTTCGCCGACCTTCTGAAGTTCGTCCTGAAGGAGCCGATCATCCCGTCGGGCTCCGACAAGGTCGTCTTCTTGTTGGCCCCGCTCGTAACGGCGACCTGTGCCTTGGCCGCATGGGCAGTCATCCCGGTCAACGAGAACAGCTGGGGCCGCTGGGTGATTTCCGACATGAACGTCGGAATTCTTTACCTGCTCGCGATCTCGTCGCTTGGCGTCTACGGCATCATCATGGGCGGCTGGGCGTCGAACTCGAAATATCCGTTCATGGGCGCGCTGCGCTCCGCCGCGCAGATGGTCTCCTACGAGGTCTCGATCGGCTTCGTCATTATCTGCGTGCTGCTGTGCGTCGGCTCTCTCAACGTGACCGACGTCGTCAACTCGCAAAAGACCGGGATCGGCACGCACCTCGGCCTGACGAACTCGCTGCTCGACTGGCATTGGTTCGCGCTCTTTCCGATGTTCGTCGTGTTCTTTATCTCGGCGCTCGCCGAGACGAACCGGCCGCCGTTCGACCTCGTCGAAGCTGAATCCGAACTCGTCGCCGGCTTCATGGTCGAATATTCCTCGACCCCCTACCTGCTTTACATGCTCGGTGAGTACGTCTCGATCGTCGCGATGTGCGCGATGACGACGATCTTGTTCCTCGGAGGCTGGCTGCCGCCGCTGGACATCTGGCCGCTCAACGCCGTCCCGGGCATTTTCTGGTTCCTGATCAAAGTCGTATTCGTCTTCTTCATGTTTGCCATGGTGAAGGCGATGGTGCCGCGGTATCGCTACGATCAATTGATGCGTCTCGGCTGGAAGGTGTTCCTGCCGTTGTCGCTCGTCATGGTCGTCATCACGGCCGCCGTGCTCCAATTCGGAGGCTTCCTCTCATGA
- the nuoG gene encoding NADH-quinone oxidoreductase subunit NuoG: MAKQLIVDGKPIEVEDGTTLMHACELAGSVIPRFCYHERLSIAGNCRMCLVEVEGSPKPVASCAMLVNDLPPNRDGSPKVVNTGSPMVKKAREGVMEFLLINHPLDCPICDQGGECDLQDQAMAFGMGGSRYTENKRAVEEKHIGPLIKTMMTRCIHCTRCVRYMTEVAGVEELGLIGRGEDAEITTYLEQGILSEMSANAVDLCPVGALTHRPWAFAARPWEMETFETIDVMDAVGSSVSADVRGAAVMRILPRNNDAVNEEWISDKTRHVADGLKTQRLDQPYIRKNGRFEPASWDEALALVAAKLKAASAEKIGAIAGDLAAAEEMFALKDLLTRLGATSLDCRQAGDKLDPKLGRASYLFNSGIEGIEEADAILIVGANPRLEAAVLNARIRKRWRAAPTKIALVGAKVDLAYPYEYLGAGPDTLSEIANGKHPFAEVLKAASKPMVIVGQGAFARADGLAVLSLAARIVLEASAGKDAAWNGFNVLHTAAARVAGLDLGFVPGKGGKDVAGILGPDSEFVYLLGADECDLSKVSPSAFVVYQGTHGDKGTERADVILPGAAYTEKNATFVNTEGRAQQTLKAVFPPGDAKEDWTIIRALSERAGTKLPYDSLKELRAAMYRTSPQLAALDTIEVRAVSGLETLAKLGAQPSSGPFAPVIADFYMTNPIARSSAVMAGMSALRASHQQKLNAAE; this comes from the coding sequence ATGGCCAAGCAACTTATTGTCGACGGCAAGCCGATCGAGGTCGAGGACGGCACGACGCTGATGCACGCCTGCGAATTGGCGGGCTCGGTCATTCCGCGCTTCTGCTATCACGAGCGGCTGTCGATCGCCGGCAACTGCCGCATGTGTCTGGTCGAGGTCGAGGGGTCGCCGAAGCCGGTCGCGTCCTGCGCGATGCTCGTCAACGATCTGCCGCCGAACAGAGACGGCTCGCCGAAAGTCGTCAACACCGGCTCTCCGATGGTGAAGAAGGCGCGTGAAGGGGTGATGGAGTTTCTGCTCATCAACCACCCGCTCGACTGCCCGATCTGCGATCAGGGCGGCGAATGCGATCTGCAAGATCAGGCGATGGCGTTCGGCATGGGCGGCTCGCGCTATACCGAGAACAAGCGCGCCGTCGAAGAAAAGCACATCGGTCCGCTGATCAAGACGATGATGACGCGCTGCATTCACTGCACGCGCTGCGTTCGCTACATGACGGAAGTTGCGGGCGTCGAGGAACTCGGACTGATCGGGCGCGGCGAAGACGCGGAGATCACGACCTATCTCGAGCAAGGCATTCTCTCGGAAATGAGTGCCAACGCCGTCGATCTCTGCCCTGTCGGCGCGCTGACGCATCGCCCGTGGGCCTTCGCCGCCCGGCCGTGGGAGATGGAAACGTTCGAGACCATCGACGTGATGGATGCCGTCGGCTCCTCGGTCAGCGCCGACGTGCGCGGCGCCGCCGTCATGCGCATCCTTCCGCGCAACAACGACGCCGTGAACGAGGAATGGATCTCCGACAAGACGCGTCACGTGGCCGACGGCCTGAAGACGCAGCGCCTCGATCAACCCTACATCCGCAAGAACGGCCGCTTTGAGCCCGCAAGCTGGGATGAAGCGCTGGCCCTCGTTGCCGCGAAATTGAAAGCGGCTTCGGCGGAGAAGATCGGCGCCATCGCGGGCGACCTCGCTGCCGCCGAGGAAATGTTCGCGCTGAAAGACCTTCTCACGCGCCTGGGCGCAACGTCTCTCGATTGCCGCCAGGCAGGCGACAAGCTCGACCCGAAGCTCGGCCGCGCCAGCTACCTCTTCAACTCCGGCATCGAAGGCATCGAGGAGGCTGACGCGATCCTGATCGTCGGCGCCAATCCGCGCCTCGAAGCAGCAGTCCTCAACGCGCGCATTCGTAAACGCTGGCGCGCCGCGCCGACGAAAATCGCGCTTGTCGGCGCCAAGGTCGACCTCGCGTACCCATATGAATATCTGGGTGCCGGGCCCGACACCTTGTCGGAGATCGCGAACGGCAAGCACCCGTTCGCCGAAGTCTTGAAGGCCGCAAGCAAGCCGATGGTCATCGTCGGGCAGGGCGCCTTCGCTCGCGCCGACGGTCTCGCTGTACTATCGCTCGCAGCGCGCATCGTTCTCGAAGCATCTGCTGGGAAAGACGCAGCGTGGAACGGCTTCAACGTTCTGCACACAGCGGCGGCCCGCGTCGCAGGTCTCGATCTTGGCTTTGTTCCAGGAAAGGGCGGCAAGGACGTCGCCGGAATTCTCGGGCCCGATTCAGAGTTCGTCTATCTGCTCGGCGCCGATGAATGCGATCTGTCGAAGGTGAGCCCGTCCGCGTTCGTCGTCTACCAGGGAACGCACGGCGACAAAGGCACCGAACGTGCCGATGTCATTCTTCCGGGCGCTGCCTATACCGAAAAGAACGCAACCTTCGTCAACACCGAAGGCCGTGCGCAGCAGACGCTGAAAGCCGTGTTTCCGCCGGGTGACGCGAAGGAAGATTGGACGATCATCCGCGCGCTCTCTGAGCGTGCCGGCACCAAGCTGCCCTACGACAGCTTGAAAGAGCTTCGCGCGGCGATGTACCGGACGAGCCCGCAGCTCGCAGCCCTCGATACGATCGAAGTCCGCGCCGTATCCGGGCTCGAAACGCTCGCGAAGCTCGGCGCACAACCGTCATCCGGACCCTTTGCTCCGGTGATCGCCGACTTCTACATGACGAACCCCATCGCGCGATCTTCCGCCGTCATGGCCGGCATGAGCGCGCTTCGGGCGTCACATCAACAAAAACTCAACGCAGCGGAATAG
- the nuoF gene encoding NADH-quinone oxidoreductase subunit NuoF: MLHDRDRIFRNIYGLHDVSLKGAMSRGVWDGTKFFIDKGHDYIIDEVKKSGLRGRGGAGFPTGLKWSFMPKADARPSYLVINADESEPGSCKDREILRHDAHLMIEGALLASFAMRAHTCYVYVRGEYIREREALQRAIDEAYDAKLIGKNNVHGWDFDIFVHHGAGAYICGEETAMLESLEGKKGQPRLKPPFPANVGLYGAPTTVNNVESIAVAGEILRRGSAWFAALGKPNNTGTKLFQISGHVERPCVVEEEMGIPLKELIDKHCGGVRGGWDNLLAVIPGGSSVRCITAEQSEAVTMDFDALGKLGSGLGTAAVIVMDKSTDIIGAIRRIAYFYKHESCGQCTPCREGTGWMWRVLERMERGEAEKREIDLLFDVTKQVEGHTICALGDAAAWPVQGLIKNFRSVIEARIDDYQAKHSRMAAE, from the coding sequence ATGCTGCATGATCGCGACCGCATATTCCGCAATATCTACGGCCTCCACGACGTTAGCCTCAAAGGCGCGATGAGCCGGGGCGTGTGGGATGGCACGAAATTCTTCATCGACAAGGGCCACGACTACATCATCGACGAGGTGAAGAAGTCGGGCCTGCGCGGCCGGGGCGGCGCGGGCTTCCCGACGGGCCTCAAGTGGTCGTTCATGCCGAAGGCCGATGCACGGCCGAGCTATCTCGTTATCAATGCCGACGAGTCCGAGCCCGGCTCCTGCAAGGACCGTGAGATTCTTCGGCACGACGCGCATCTTATGATCGAAGGCGCGTTGTTGGCTTCCTTCGCGATGCGCGCCCACACGTGCTACGTTTACGTGCGCGGCGAATACATCCGCGAGCGCGAAGCGCTCCAGCGCGCCATCGATGAAGCCTACGACGCCAAGCTGATCGGCAAGAACAACGTCCACGGCTGGGACTTCGACATTTTCGTGCACCACGGCGCCGGCGCTTACATCTGCGGCGAAGAAACGGCGATGCTCGAAAGCCTGGAAGGCAAAAAGGGCCAGCCGCGCCTGAAACCGCCGTTCCCGGCCAACGTCGGCCTTTATGGTGCGCCGACCACGGTCAACAATGTCGAAAGCATCGCTGTCGCAGGCGAAATCCTGCGTCGCGGCTCGGCCTGGTTCGCAGCGCTCGGCAAGCCGAACAACACCGGCACGAAGCTCTTCCAGATCTCCGGCCACGTCGAGCGCCCATGCGTCGTCGAAGAAGAGATGGGCATCCCTCTCAAGGAGCTAATCGACAAGCACTGCGGCGGCGTCCGCGGTGGTTGGGATAATCTGCTCGCCGTCATTCCGGGCGGATCGTCGGTCCGCTGTATCACGGCCGAGCAGTCCGAAGCGGTGACGATGGATTTCGACGCGCTGGGCAAGCTCGGCTCGGGTCTCGGCACTGCCGCCGTGATCGTGATGGACAAATCGACGGACATCATCGGCGCAATCCGGCGCATCGCCTATTTTTATAAGCACGAGAGCTGCGGCCAGTGCACGCCGTGCCGCGAAGGCACCGGCTGGATGTGGCGCGTCCTCGAGCGTATGGAACGCGGCGAAGCCGAAAAACGCGAGATCGATCTTTTGTTCGATGTCACGAAGCAGGTCGAAGGGCACACCATCTGCGCGCTCGGCGACGCGGCGGCATGGCCCGTTCAGGGCCTGATCAAGAACTTCCGCTCGGTGATCGAAGCACGTATCGACGATTACCAGGCAAAACATTCACGCATGGCGGCAGAGTAG
- the nuoE gene encoding NADH-quinone oxidoreductase subunit NuoE — protein sequence MGVRRLNPVQPAQFAFTPENLAWASEVIAKYPEGKQASAIIPLLWRAQEQAGGWLPEPAIRLVCDMLGMAHIRGLEVATFYTMFQLSPVGTKLHVQVCGTTPCMLRGSRDLVAVCKSRIDEHSHTLNADGTASWEEVECIGVCANAPVVQIGKDTFEDLTPEQLNKIIDGFIAGGQPKAGSQIGRVASCPASGPTTLTDPALYDGSTIGAWKKRFEETSGGPAGDANEATPPSALASPAHKAEVAAGTSPASPGGAAGKPAPVHPAALTAMANAGLVKELEERGGGKALSAGELDKIKADMIRDRAIAGAAAASRSVEPDLLKAPRDGKADDFTLISGVTADVRDKLGAMGIWHFDQIAKWTPQNVAWFEVQLDGFMGRVTRDKWIEQAQKLASGWRPESNAGKRPKG from the coding sequence ATGGGCGTTCGCCGACTAAATCCAGTGCAACCTGCGCAGTTCGCCTTCACGCCCGAAAATCTAGCGTGGGCGAGCGAGGTGATCGCGAAATATCCCGAAGGTAAGCAGGCTTCCGCGATCATTCCGCTGCTGTGGCGTGCACAAGAGCAGGCGGGCGGCTGGCTGCCGGAGCCTGCTATCAGGCTTGTCTGCGATATGTTGGGAATGGCCCACATTCGCGGCCTTGAGGTCGCGACCTTCTATACGATGTTCCAGCTCTCGCCGGTCGGAACAAAACTCCACGTTCAGGTCTGCGGCACCACCCCGTGCATGCTCCGCGGCTCGCGCGATCTCGTCGCCGTCTGCAAGAGCCGGATCGACGAGCATTCCCACACACTGAACGCCGATGGCACGGCGTCGTGGGAAGAGGTCGAATGCATCGGCGTCTGCGCCAACGCTCCGGTCGTTCAGATCGGCAAGGATACCTTCGAAGACCTGACGCCTGAACAGCTGAATAAGATTATCGATGGCTTCATTGCCGGTGGACAGCCGAAAGCCGGATCTCAGATCGGCCGCGTGGCGTCTTGCCCGGCATCTGGTCCGACCACGTTGACCGATCCGGCACTTTACGATGGCTCGACGATCGGCGCCTGGAAGAAGCGTTTTGAAGAAACATCGGGCGGACCCGCTGGCGACGCCAACGAAGCGACGCCGCCATCCGCCCTCGCTTCCCCGGCGCACAAGGCAGAGGTCGCCGCGGGCACATCGCCGGCGTCACCGGGAGGAGCGGCTGGAAAGCCTGCGCCGGTTCACCCCGCAGCGCTGACCGCGATGGCGAACGCTGGGCTCGTAAAGGAGCTCGAAGAGCGTGGCGGCGGCAAGGCGCTTTCCGCGGGCGAGCTCGATAAGATCAAGGCGGACATGATCCGCGACAGGGCGATTGCCGGGGCCGCCGCCGCAAGCCGGTCAGTCGAGCCCGATCTTTTGAAAGCGCCGCGCGACGGCAAAGCTGACGATTTTACGCTGATCTCAGGGGTCACCGCCGACGTGCGCGATAAGCTTGGCGCAATGGGCATCTGGCATTTCGATCAGATCGCGAAGTGGACGCCACAGAACGTCGCGTGGTTCGAAGTCCAGCTCGATGGCTTCATGGGTCGCGTAACGCGTGACAAATGGATCGAGCAGGCGCAGAAGCTCGCATCCGGGTGGCGTCCTGAAAGCAACGCCGGCAAAAGGCCGAAAGGGTAG